The window TCGGCCAATGCGGCGCGCTCAGCAGGCCGGTGAAGCCATGCGCCCCCTGACGGTAGCCGCTCAGCCAATACAGCAGGGGCTGGGTGAAGCCGCCGTAATTCATCACCCCGTCCCACTGGTCGCTCTGGAGCTGGGCCGTGGCGTCGAAGAAATGCTCACCGAGCAGATAGCTGTCGCCGTTGGTTTCCTTGACGGCCCGGCGAATGCCCCGGCTAACGTCCAGGCCGACCTGGGTTGCGCCTTGCCGGCCGAGCATATTGGCCACGTCCACGCGCCAGCCGTCGGCCGAGAAGGGGGGCCGCAGCCAGCGCCGGAACACGGCCTCCGGCCCATCGTAGACGCGCCGCCGTAGCTCCTGACTCCGATAGTTTAGCTTCGGCAATGTCCACACGCCGAGCCATGTCGCATAGTCATCAGGGTGGCGGCGAAAGGTGAAGAATTCGGCCTCGGCCGCCGTTTGGTTGGTCAAGGCGTCCTGGAACCATGGATGCCAATAGCCGCAATGGTTGGGCACGATGTCGAGGATGTAGCGCATCCCGCGCGCGCTCAAGGCCCGGCGCAGGGCAATGAGGGCCTCGTCGCCGCCGAAGTGGGGATCGACGCGGTCGTAGTCGGCCACGTCGTACTTGTGATTGGAGAGGGCGTGGAAGACAGGGTTCAGGTAGAGCGCGTTGACGCCTAAATCGGCCAGGTAGTCCAGCCGCGCCTCGATACCGGCCAAGTCGCCGCCATAGAAGACGAGGGGGAAGGGATGGTCAGGATCGGGCGGCGCTTCCCAGGGGTAGGTTTTCGGCCGTTGGCCGCGATACTCGTAATCAGACGGCTGGGGGTCGTTACCCGGATCGCCGTTGGCAAAGCGGTCGGGGAATATCTGATAGAAAACGGCCGATTCCAGCCAATCCGGCGCGTGATAATCGGCAATGATGCGAAAGTCCGTGGCGTCGAGCGGCACGTGGGCCGTTGCCCCGGCCGCCGAGTAGTGCCACAGGCCATCGGCGGCGTCGATGATGAAGCGGTAATGGGTGATCGGTTCGTCGATCACCAGGTCGGCCTCCCACCATTGCGCCGCCGGCGTGGTTGCCGTGTGGCTCATCAGCGTGAAGGCTTGCTCCCCATCGGGAAACGCGCGCAGGACGACCCGCCGCACCCCGGCCGCCGGCGACACCCGCAAGCGCAGGCGCACCGTCTCGCCCAGCCGTGGATAGAGCGCGGAGACGTACTTCTGCGAACCGTCGTGATGAATCGTGGACAACCAGTCAGGCAAGTTCAACAGAGCGTTCATTCACTTCCCACAGCCTACGAACGTGGACTTGATGGGATAAATCTGTGCAATCTGTGAAATCTGTGGATTCTCTTACTTCTGCGCCCGCACGATGAGCAGCGGCCGGTCGATGCGTTGCAGCACCCCGGCGGCGACGCTGCCGTAATACACATCAGCCGGGCCGCCGCGGCCGTGGCTGGCCATGGCGATCAGGCCGGCCTCTTCCTGGCGGGCCACGCGCAGGATGGTGACGACGACTGGGCCGTTCTCGACCAGGGCGCGGGCGCTGATGTCGTCGGCGTCCAGGCGGGCCACCAGCCCATCCAGGTAGCGCCGCGTTTCGCCCAATTGTTGATTGACCTCGGCCGGCGTCAGTTGCGGCAACGCATCGTATATTTCGCCCTTGGGCAGCGCGATCAGGTGGGGAAGCTCCATGACCTGTAGCAGGATGACGGTCGATCCGAACAGCTTGGCCAGTTCTTCGACGTGGGGCAGGATGGCCTCGGCCACTTCGGAGCCGTCGAGGGGCACCAGGATTGTCTTGTACATTGCATCTCCCGCGCAACGATTGGCGCGCTCCTCTACTTTACGCTGTCTGCCGCAAAAGGCCAAGCGTAACCCGGCCGGTCTCAAGGCTATTGCAAAGGCGGGCTAAGGAGCAAAGAACACAGAGTTCACAGAGCGCGGACACAGAGCACGCAGAGAAACCAGAGATTATCGTCCTCTGCGCTCTCTGTGTCTGCTCTCCGTGCCCTCTGTGTTCTTTAACTTTCGAAAAGCCCCGCGGTAGGTCTGTATGCCCATCAAAAAGGATTATAAGTTTGCAGCAGCCACAGCAGAATGAGGCCAATGGCGACGGTCAGCACGACGTTGCGCGTCCGCCAGGCGATGAGGATGGCGACCAGCCCGGCCAGCAGGCGGTCGTTGCCCAGCGATACGTCGAGCGTGCCCCCCGGCTGGAACAACTCCGGGGCGATGATGGCCGTCAGCACCGCCGCCGGCACGTAGCGCAACCCCCGCAATAACCACGGCGGCAGGATGACCCGCTCCGGCAACAAAAAGAGCGACAGCCGGATCGCATACGTAATCAGCCCCATGCCCACAATGCTCAGCGCGATCAAGCCGGTGTTCATGCCGTGTCCTCATCGTGAATCACTTTCGCGGTCGTTTGCCGCTGCCACCCCTCCAGCACGACGCCCACCACGATGCCGGTGAGCGCCGCGGCCATCAGCCCCAGCTTGAAAGGCCAGGCCGCGGCCAACACCGCCACCAGCCCGGCGCTCAGGGCCGCGCCAACGTGCGGCCGATCGCGCAACGTCGGCACGACGATGCCGGTGAAGGTCAGCGCCAGCGCGAAATCGAGCGACCAACTGGCCGGGATAGCCGCCCCCAGGATGATGCCCAATGCGGTTGAGGTCTGCCACACGCTCCACAGGGCCAGCCCCGCGCCCAGGAAGAACCAGTGCCGCGTCGCCGGTGGCGAGTCGGACTCCGTATAGTGGATAATCGTGACGGCGTAGGCTTCATCGGTCAGCAGATAGGCCAGCAGCATCTTCCAGCGCAACGGCAGCGCGCGCACGTGGGGAGCCAACGACGCGCTATAGAGCAAATGGCGTAAATTGACGATCAACGTCGTCGTCAACAGGACAAGCGCCGGTGTGCCGACGGCGATCAATTCCGCGGCGATGAATTGCGCCGAACCGGCAAAGATGACCGACGACATGGCCTGGGCCAATGTCGCGGGCAACCCGGCCGCCATGGCAATAGCCCCAAAGATCAGCCCGAACGGGGCGACGCCCAACAAGATGGGTAGTTCGGCCCGCACGCCGGCGAGGAATTGTTCGCGTGGTGTCATCGTTCGTGTTGCATCAGCCGGCCAAGGCGTGGGCTATCAGCCCGACGGTGGCGGCGGGATGCGCTCAATCGAGGCCGCCGTCGGCAGCCAAACCGTTTGCAAGAGTTCGTCGGCCGGGTCCGGCCCCTCGGCCCAGACGGCGATTTCCGTCTCGCCCTCCAGCCGGCTGAGCAACAACCCGGCCACGTTAGCCCCGTCGGCGTCGGTATAGCGGAAATCGTTCCGCTCCCAGAGATGTCCGCCGTAGAAGAGGCGTTGCGGTTCGTCGGCGGTGAAGCCGGCCACGCCCTCGGCCGCCGTCTGCAACAACCCGGTCATGGCCTCGGCCGGTGTTCGCCCGCCGGGCTGGATGCGCACGGCCACGAAAGTCCGCGCGTCGGCGGCGAAACGATGCCAGCTATTGAAGTCCTGATAGGAATAGCCGGCCGGATAGCTGAGGCGAAAATCGGCCACGTTCAGCGCCGCCCAACGCTCCGGCCCAAACCCCAACCGCTGCGGCAGAAATTGCCACGTGGCGGCAATCGTCCCGATGGTCGCCAGCGTCGCCGTCTCCTGCTCGCGGGGCGCGTCCAGATCGACCACGTAGCCGACGCCATCCTTCAGGAAGGTCAGGAACATGCCTGTCCGCGCCCCTTGCTCGGCGCTGTCGTAGCCGTAGGCGGTGCGCAGCGCGGGAACCGCTTCGGCGCCGACGGTTGTGGGTTCTTGCAGCAGGATACTCACCTCGCCGAAGGTGGTCAGGACTTCGGTTTGCAGGGCGGCCAGGTCGGCCGTCCAGCCGGGATAATAGCGGATCTGCATCTGCGCTGTGCCGCTGATATTGCTGGTGAAGGTCACATCTTCCTGCGGCACGGGCGGCAACCAGTCGGCCGGATAGAGGAACTGGGCGTTATTGTCGGCATCGACGAAGGCGCGAAAGCCGGTCGCGGCCCCGGCCGGATCGATAGCCAACGGCTGGACGGCCTGCACGCTCGCTTCCGTCAACGGCTGCGCCCGGACGCCGACGGTATAGCGGCCGGCGGGCAGCGCTCGCGTACTGCGATAAATGGCCGGCGCGTCGTCGAAAACCAGGGCCACACCCGGCTCGGTGGTCTGCGCGCCGTCGGGCTGGACAAATATCGTGTCGGCCTGAAAGACATCGCCGGCCAGCGGGGCTAACTCCCCGACGAGGCGCGTCCCGCTGCTGACATCGGCCGTGGCCCACAGCCGTTGCGACGCGGCATCGATCTCGTTAAAGACGGCCGTGACGACCATCCCCCCTTCGCCGCCCCCCGGCCGAATTCGCCCGACGGCGATCGATTGTGAGCCGAAGGACGACACATCGACCGGCCGCAAGACGGCAAAATCCCCTGCTCCGGCGGCGTCGGCCAGGTAGGCCGCCGTGGCGTCCCAGATGATGAGCGACTCGTGCCGGCCGTCGCGCCAGAGTGTGGCGCTGGTTCCGCCCGCCAGCGTCAGCGGCGCCGGCGCCACCGGCTGGTATTGGCGCAACACCCTCCGGCCGTCGGCCGCTTCCTGATCGGCCACCAGGGCTACCTCGTCCAGCCGTTGGCCGATTACCTCGGCGCGCATCAGCGCCGGGTTGGCGATGTGGATGGGGTCGCGCGGGGTGCTCTCGACGATGACACGCGGCGCGTCGATTGTGGCCGGTTCAGCCGCGGCCACATAGGCCGCCCACGACGGCAAGCGGGTGACCTGATTGTAGAGGGGGTCGAATGCCGCCGGCGTGGCCGGCCAATAGATCGCCACGCCGCGCCCGGCCGGCAGCCCCAGCCCATGATCGTAGGCCACCAGCGACTCGGTCACCGCGCTGCTGACGGCCGTGGCCGCGGTTTGCAGCTCGCCCGCCGGGGCCGATTCGGCGATGATGGCCGCCGCTTGCAGCAGATCGATGGCGGCGATGGCCGGGTCGCCGGCGGCCGCGCCATAGCGTTGCGCGCCGCGCCGCCCCTCGGCGGCGATGGCCCCGTGGAGCGCCGGATCGTTGCCCAATGTCAGGGCCAGCGTCTCCACCGCCGCCGTCACCACCGGCACGCGGGCCAGATCGACCGCGGCCAGCCCCACAAATTCGTCGCCGGCCACCTGCCGCTGATAATTGACGTAGGCCGTCACCAGATCGCCGGCCAACTGCCGCCCATCGACCAGCGGATCGGCGTTGAGTTGGGTCAGGACGGCGGTGTAATCCCAGCCCGACCCCGGCATCAACCCGGCCGAGGCCACGGCAAACGCGGCGTGGGACTGCATGGTCTGCAACACGTCGAGATCGCTCATCAGACCGGCCGTAAAGGCGATGACTTCCAGCCGCGCCCCGGTCTGCCCGGCGGCGTTGGCCAGGGCCTGGTCGATGTCGGTCAGGCTGAGGTGATCGCTTTCGCCCGTCACGCCGATGGTCGTGTCGAAGCAGCAGCCGCGCCAGCCGCCGCCGAAATCGCCCAGGAACAGGGCGTAGCGGTTGGCCGGATAGGTGGCAATGGCCCAGGACACAAACTCGGCCAGGGCCACCGGGTCGCCCATGTTGACCTCGCCCAGCGTCGCCACGGCTTCCGAGGCCAACTGGGCCGTGTCGGCGTCCGGGTTGACTTTGTAGCGCACGGCCTCGGCCGTCGCCGCCGGCCCATCGGGCGGCCAATCGATCTGGGCGATGACCTGCACCTGATCCGTCGGCCCGGCGGCTTCCATCTCATTCAGGTCATCCCAGACGAACCCGGCCCGACCGGCTGTGTCGGCCGAAGCGTAGTAGAGGATCGTCCAGGCCGGGCGGGCCGCGTCGTAGGTCGGCGTCGGCAGCAGAATGGGCGCGTCGGCCGTCACCAATGGCTGTTCCGGCCCGGCCGTCGCCGCCGCGCCGATGCCCGGCGACTCGGCCGTGACGCCCAGCAGCAGCGGCGTCGCCGGCGGCGGCTGGGGCGTCAGTTGGTCCAGTCGCCCGCCGGGATCGCAGGCCACCAGGCCCAGCAATAGCCCCATCGTCACCACGACCCAATTGCATTGTTGATGAAGTTTCCCTCTGGTCATTAGACATAAAATGTAGCATAGAACTGCCGACAGGCAACGAACCATGCCCCTTGTTCGTGGTTCATAAACGGGATAGGATTCAGGGGGCAAACGCACCACCTCATAACCACATGGCCGAACAATGGCAGCACTACAGCGGCAATATGCACATCCACACCCGCTACTCGGACGGCGAGAAGTGGCATGCCGCCGTGGCCCACGACGCCATCGCCGCCGGGCTGGACTTCATCATCGTCACCGACCACAACGTCTACGTGACGGGGGTGGAGGGGTATTACGAGAGTGAGCGCGGCCGCGTCCTGCTGCTGACCGGCGAGGAAGTCCACAACGTGCGCCGCCGGCCGCAAGCCAGCCATTTCCTGGCCTACGACGCGCGCCGCGAACTGGCCGCCTTCGCCGCCGACCCGCAAGCCCTCATCGACCACACCCTCGAAGCCGGCGGCTACGGCTTCCTGGCCCATCCCCATGAGGATGATCTGCCGCTCATCGACGCGCCCGATCTGGGCTGGCACGATTGGGACATCGAGGGCTTCAGCGGGCTGGAAATCTGGAACTACATGTCGGTGTTCAAGAATACCATTGCCCACCGCCTGGAGCGGATGCGCTGGAAAAACCGCGTCCTGGCTTCCCTGGTGGCCTTGCGCATGACCCTGCGGCCGGAGCGCTACATGGTTGGCCCCGATGCCCGAACGCTGGCGCTGTGGGATGACTTTCTGAAGCGTGGTCTGCGCGTGGCCGCCATCGGCAACAGCGACGCCCACGGCACACCGATGCATCTCGGCCCCATCCACCGCGAAATCTATCCCTATGAGTTCCTCTTTCGCGCCGTCAATACCCACGTCCTGTTGCCGGAGGCGCTGAACGGCGACATCGACCACGACCGCCGGCTGCTGGTGCGGGCCATCGGCCGCGGCCATAGCTGGGTGGGCTACGACATGGCCGGCCCCACCGACGAGTTTCGCTTCACGGTGCAAGGCGCGGGCGGCGGCATTATGGGCGACGAAATGAAGGTGGGGGTGGGGGCCACGCTGCAAATTCGCGCCCCGGCCCGCTGTCGCATTCGCGTCGTCTGCCACGGCACGGTCGTGAGCGAAGTTGAGCGCGAGAGCAACCTGACCTACATCCCCACCGAACCCGGCGCCTATCGCGTTGAATGCCTGATTCCCTACGAGGGCCAGGAGCGGGGCTGGATCTACAGCAATCCGATCTACCTGCGCTGACCTGCTACAGGTATTACCTAGGGGCTGATCGCCTGTGCCAGGACAGCGCGGCCGATCGCTTCCGCCGCCGCGACATTATCCATCCCTTCCAACGCCAACGCGATCACGTACCGCGGGTTACCGGCCGGGGCAAAGGCCAGAACCCAGGCCGTGCGGCTATTCTGCGGCCCGGATAGGGCCGTGACGGTGAATTCGGCCACGTCGTCAGTCACCGGCCAATCGCTACGAACGGCGGCGGCCACCGACGAAGACACAGCCGCCGCTGAGGCCGCCGACGCGCCGGGCAGCTGGGTTTCCCATTCGCCGCCGGGCAAGGCTAATGCCTCAACCAGACGCACCGCCGGCAACTGCCCATCACCGGCCAACGCCGCCGTCGCCAGCGCCGCCTGCAACGGCGTCACCGTGAGCGCCTCTTGCCCGATGGCCGCCAGCCCGGGATCGGCAATCGTCGCCGTGCTGCCCTCGGTCGGGATGGGCAGCCCCGGCGCGCTGTGCAGGCCAAAGCGGGCGAAGGCTTCATCCAGGGCTGTCGCGCCGAGCCGGTTGCCGAGGGTTTGGAGCGGGGCCGGGCAGCGCAAGACCGCCATATCGGCCCAGGTATAGGCGCGGCCGCCCACGGCACGGGGCGTGGCGCAGCGCAATACCTGCCCGTTGAGGGTGACCGGCAGGTGGGCATCGGCCAACGGGTCGGCGAGGCGCAACTCGCCGGTATCGACCGCCGCGGCGGTGATGAACGGCTGCACGATCAACCCCGGCTGATAGAGGCCCTGGGCCGCCCGGTTGACCAATGGGCCGGGGTCGGCCGCCGCCAAGGTTTCAAATTCCTCATCGATGCGGTTGGGATCGTAGCCCGGCGCGCTGACCATCGCTAACACGTCGGCCACGGGCAGGCCGCCGGCTGTCGTCACTTCCAGCAGCACCAGGCCGCCGGCCGCGCCCGACTCGGCCATGAGTGTCGTGGCCGCCTCTTGCAGTCCGGCATCCAGCGTCAGACGCACGTCCCCGCCACGCGGCGCAATGTGCGCCAGCCGCCGGATGGCTTCGGGCCAGAACGCCTCGCTCCGGCCGCGCAGATGGCTGTCGAACGCTTCTTCGCTGCCCGCCGCGCCGAAACGCAGGCTGTAGTAGCCGACGGCCGGGCCGCCGCCGCCGGCCAACGGATAGTGGCGCGTCAGGTTGTCGGGCGAGCCAACCGATTCGGCCAGCACCGCGTCGTCGCGGGCCAGGATGCGGCCCCGGTTCACCCGACGTTCAGCCTCGACCAGCCGCGGGTTATCCTCGCGCGCCGCCAGCGCCTCGGCCCGCACCACGCCCCAATAGGCCAGGGCCAGGGCGATGATGAAATAGACCACCAGAAACGCGCTCCCCAGACGACCGACGCGCCGGGCCAGGTGGCGATCGGCCGGCGGCACGAGGGGCACCGGCTCGGCGGCGGCCGACAGCCACAACAACAAGCCGACGGCCACACTGCTGACGAGCAGCGAACTGCCGCCATAGCTGACGAAGGGCAGGGTAATACCGGTCAATGGCAGCAGCCGCGTACTGCCGCCCATAATAAGGAAGGCCTGCACGCTGAGCAGCGTGACCAGCCCGGCGGCCAGATAGGCGTGGAAGAAGTTCGGCCGCGCGCCGCGAATGCTGTGGACGGCCACGCGCAGGCCGCGCACGGCCAGCAGCGCGTAGGCGGCGACGACGGTCAGACTGCCGATTAGCCCCCACTCCTCGGCGATGGCCGCCAGGGCAAAATCGGAATGCACGACGGGAATATAGTCGGGGAAGCCTTGGCCGATGCCCTGCCCCAGGATGCCCCCGGCGGCCTGGGCATAAAGCGCCTGTACGATCTGGTAGGCCCGGTCGCTGACGTTGGGCCAGGGGTTGATCCAGCTCAGCACGCGCCCGGCGACCACGGTGTCGAAGGCGAAGAAAGCGATGACCCCGGCCAGCAACAACATGACCAGCCCGCTGAAGACATACAATCGCTCGCCCGTCGCCACATAAACCAGCCCGACGAAGACGATGAAGAACAGCGCCGCCGCCCCCAAATCCTGTTGCCAGACGAGCAACAACATCGTGAAGCCCCACATCAACAGCAAGGGGCCGAGAAAGGGCAAATGTCGCCGGAAGGCCGTGCCCATACCCCGGGTTGATGGTTCCGCCCGCGCTGCCTGGCGGCGGTAGTGGTGCAGCGGTTCCTGCTCGGTGAAATAGCTCGCCAGAAAGACCACGAGCACGAGCTTCAGCAATTCCGACGGCTGGAAATAGACCAGACCCAGAAAAGGAAACGGGATGGGCAGCCACAACGCCGCGCCGCTGCCGCTGGGGTTGACGCCAAAGGCCAGCGTAATCGCCAGCAACACCAGCCCGCCCAACAGAATCAAGTAACGGTAACGGCGCAAGGGTTGCAGCGTCTCGGGCAGAATGGCGACGGCCAGCAAGGCCACCGTCGCCAGCGAAAACCACAATGTCTGTCGCCCCAGAAAGTTGGGGGCCAACCTGTCTTGCAGCAGTAAGCCCCAGCCGCTCAGCAGGGCGAAAACGGGCAACAGGAAGGGATCGCGCCGCGGGCGAAAGGTGCGCAGCGCGCCGTGGGCCAGCGCGATGACCACCAGCCAGACGAGCGGCGCGGCCAGATGTGCCCAGCGCAGCCCCGCCGTGCGCACCAGGCTATAGGCGATGGCGTTGCCCAATACGAAGAGGATCGCCGCCAGCAGCAGGAGCGCCTCGCGCCCGTCGCGCCGGCGGTCGCGATCATCGAGCCACTGGCTGACCCACCGCCGCCAGGCCTGCCGACCGGAACGCAGAACGGCCATCAATCGAAGTACTTGCCGATGATCGGCTCTAGCTCGGCCAGCCGCGACGGGACAACGCGGTCACGGTGGGTGATCAGTGCGTCGCGCAGGGCGCTATGGGCGGCGAACTCCCCGGCCCACTGGTCGAAATCGGCCACCAGGCGGCTGATGGCGGCCTGGGCCGTGGCTGTATTGGCCATCAGGGTGCGCACCACCAGTTCCGTGGTCACGTGGGCCTCGCTCTCGTGCCAACAGTCGTAATCGGTGACGTGGGCCATGCAGGCGTAGGCGATCTCGGCCTCGGCCGCCAGAAAGGCTTCCGGGCTGGTGGTCATGCCGATGATGCTCATGCCCCATTGGCGAAACAGGTCCGACTCGGCGCGGGTACTGAAGCGCGGCCCCTCGACGGTGATGAACGCGCCGCCCCGGTGGACAACGCCGCCGGCCGCGGCCGTCGCCTGGGCCAGCGCCGCGCTCATTTCGCCGCTGAACGGATGGGCCGCGGCCAGGTGGGCCACGATGCCCCGGCCGAAGAAGCTGCGGTCGCGCTGCCCCTTGGTAAAGTCGAACAGTTGGTCGGGCACGACGATCTCGCCCGGTGCAAAATCCTCGCGCAGTGACCCGCAGGCGCTAACCGAAATGATGTATTTCACGCCAAGCGTCTTCAGGGCGAAAATGTTGGCCCGGTAGGGCACTTCGCTGGGGGTCAGGGTGTGGCCGCGGCCGTGGCGGGGCAGAAAGGCCA is drawn from Candidatus Promineifilum breve and contains these coding sequences:
- the mtnP gene encoding S-methyl-5'-thioadenosine phosphorylase; the protein is MSAIELAVIGGSGLYHMAELTEIETVELDTPFGNPSDVVTVGTLHGRRVAFLPRHGRGHTLTPSEVPYRANIFALKTLGVKYIISVSACGSLREDFAPGEIVVPDQLFDFTKGQRDRSFFGRGIVAHLAAAHPFSGEMSAALAQATAAAGGVVHRGGAFITVEGPRFSTRAESDLFRQWGMSIIGMTTSPEAFLAAEAEIAYACMAHVTDYDCWHESEAHVTTELVVRTLMANTATAQAAISRLVADFDQWAGEFAAHSALRDALITHRDRVVPSRLAELEPIIGKYFD
- a CDS encoding glycoside hydrolase family 13 protein yields the protein MNALLNLPDWLSTIHHDGSQKYVSALYPRLGETVRLRLRVSPAAGVRRVVLRAFPDGEQAFTLMSHTATTPAAQWWEADLVIDEPITHYRFIIDAADGLWHYSAAGATAHVPLDATDFRIIADYHAPDWLESAVFYQIFPDRFANGDPGNDPQPSDYEYRGQRPKTYPWEAPPDPDHPFPLVFYGGDLAGIEARLDYLADLGVNALYLNPVFHALSNHKYDVADYDRVDPHFGGDEALIALRRALSARGMRYILDIVPNHCGYWHPWFQDALTNQTAAEAEFFTFRRHPDDYATWLGVWTLPKLNYRSQELRRRVYDGPEAVFRRWLRPPFSADGWRVDVANMLGRQGATQVGLDVSRGIRRAVKETNGDSYLLGEHFFDATAQLQSDQWDGVMNYGGFTQPLLYWLSGYRQGAHGFTGLLSAPHWPTAALAETWRSRLAVVPWAIARQQYNLLDSHDTPRIRTTLGENDALHRLAVTILMTFPGVPGLYYGDEIGLTDLPALAARGCMVWDETRWNRPLHRFHRDLIQLRRRSPALQRGGFQLLAVEPDTIAYQRESVDERIIVVAHRGENPRPAGVLDVAHGGVADEARFVDWASGAEFVVEHGALALPSLPQGAIMLQAVS
- a CDS encoding FtsW/RodA/SpoVE family cell cycle protein, which produces MAVLRSGRQAWRRWVSQWLDDRDRRRDGREALLLLAAILFVLGNAIAYSLVRTAGLRWAHLAAPLVWLVVIALAHGALRTFRPRRDPFLLPVFALLSGWGLLLQDRLAPNFLGRQTLWFSLATVALLAVAILPETLQPLRRYRYLILLGGLVLLAITLAFGVNPSGSGAALWLPIPFPFLGLVYFQPSELLKLVLVVFLASYFTEQEPLHHYRRQAARAEPSTRGMGTAFRRHLPFLGPLLLMWGFTMLLLVWQQDLGAAALFFIVFVGLVYVATGERLYVFSGLVMLLLAGVIAFFAFDTVVAGRVLSWINPWPNVSDRAYQIVQALYAQAAGGILGQGIGQGFPDYIPVVHSDFALAAIAEEWGLIGSLTVVAAYALLAVRGLRVAVHSIRGARPNFFHAYLAAGLVTLLSVQAFLIMGGSTRLLPLTGITLPFVSYGGSSLLVSSVAVGLLLWLSAAAEPVPLVPPADRHLARRVGRLGSAFLVVYFIIALALAYWGVVRAEALAAREDNPRLVEAERRVNRGRILARDDAVLAESVGSPDNLTRHYPLAGGGGPAVGYYSLRFGAAGSEEAFDSHLRGRSEAFWPEAIRRLAHIAPRGGDVRLTLDAGLQEAATTLMAESGAAGGLVLLEVTTAGGLPVADVLAMVSAPGYDPNRIDEEFETLAAADPGPLVNRAAQGLYQPGLIVQPFITAAAVDTGELRLADPLADAHLPVTLNGQVLRCATPRAVGGRAYTWADMAVLRCPAPLQTLGNRLGATALDEAFARFGLHSAPGLPIPTEGSTATIADPGLAAIGQEALTVTPLQAALATAALAGDGQLPAVRLVEALALPGGEWETQLPGASAASAAAVSSSVAAAVRSDWPVTDDVAEFTVTALSGPQNSRTAWVLAFAPAGNPRYVIALALEGMDNVAAAEAIGRAVLAQAISP
- a CDS encoding universal stress protein; the encoded protein is MYKTILVPLDGSEVAEAILPHVEELAKLFGSTVILLQVMELPHLIALPKGEIYDALPQLTPAEVNQQLGETRRYLDGLVARLDADDISARALVENGPVVVTILRVARQEEAGLIAMASHGRGGPADVYYGSVAAGVLQRIDRPLLIVRAQK
- a CDS encoding AzlC family ABC transporter permease, encoding MTPREQFLAGVRAELPILLGVAPFGLIFGAIAMAAGLPATLAQAMSSVIFAGSAQFIAAELIAVGTPALVLLTTTLIVNLRHLLYSASLAPHVRALPLRWKMLLAYLLTDEAYAVTIIHYTESDSPPATRHWFFLGAGLALWSVWQTSTALGIILGAAIPASWSLDFALALTFTGIVVPTLRDRPHVGAALSAGLVAVLAAAWPFKLGLMAAALTGIVVGVVLEGWQRQTTAKVIHDEDTA
- a CDS encoding CehA/McbA family metallohydrolase — translated: MAEQWQHYSGNMHIHTRYSDGEKWHAAVAHDAIAAGLDFIIVTDHNVYVTGVEGYYESERGRVLLLTGEEVHNVRRRPQASHFLAYDARRELAAFAADPQALIDHTLEAGGYGFLAHPHEDDLPLIDAPDLGWHDWDIEGFSGLEIWNYMSVFKNTIAHRLERMRWKNRVLASLVALRMTLRPERYMVGPDARTLALWDDFLKRGLRVAAIGNSDAHGTPMHLGPIHREIYPYEFLFRAVNTHVLLPEALNGDIDHDRRLLVRAIGRGHSWVGYDMAGPTDEFRFTVQGAGGGIMGDEMKVGVGATLQIRAPARCRIRVVCHGTVVSEVERESNLTYIPTEPGAYRVECLIPYEGQERGWIYSNPIYLR
- a CDS encoding clostripain-related cysteine peptidase yields the protein MTRGKLHQQCNWVVVTMGLLLGLVACDPGGRLDQLTPQPPPATPLLLGVTAESPGIGAAATAGPEQPLVTADAPILLPTPTYDAARPAWTILYYASADTAGRAGFVWDDLNEMEAAGPTDQVQVIAQIDWPPDGPAATAEAVRYKVNPDADTAQLASEAVATLGEVNMGDPVALAEFVSWAIATYPANRYALFLGDFGGGWRGCCFDTTIGVTGESDHLSLTDIDQALANAAGQTGARLEVIAFTAGLMSDLDVLQTMQSHAAFAVASAGLMPGSGWDYTAVLTQLNADPLVDGRQLAGDLVTAYVNYQRQVAGDEFVGLAAVDLARVPVVTAAVETLALTLGNDPALHGAIAAEGRRGAQRYGAAAGDPAIAAIDLLQAAAIIAESAPAGELQTAATAVSSAVTESLVAYDHGLGLPAGRGVAIYWPATPAAFDPLYNQVTRLPSWAAYVAAAEPATIDAPRVIVESTPRDPIHIANPALMRAEVIGQRLDEVALVADQEAADGRRVLRQYQPVAPAPLTLAGGTSATLWRDGRHESLIIWDATAAYLADAAGAGDFAVLRPVDVSSFGSQSIAVGRIRPGGGEGGMVVTAVFNEIDAASQRLWATADVSSGTRLVGELAPLAGDVFQADTIFVQPDGAQTTEPGVALVFDDAPAIYRSTRALPAGRYTVGVRAQPLTEASVQAVQPLAIDPAGAATGFRAFVDADNNAQFLYPADWLPPVPQEDVTFTSNISGTAQMQIRYYPGWTADLAALQTEVLTTFGEVSILLQEPTTVGAEAVPALRTAYGYDSAEQGARTGMFLTFLKDGVGYVVDLDAPREQETATLATIGTIAATWQFLPQRLGFGPERWAALNVADFRLSYPAGYSYQDFNSWHRFAADARTFVAVRIQPGGRTPAEAMTGLLQTAAEGVAGFTADEPQRLFYGGHLWERNDFRYTDADGANVAGLLLSRLEGETEIAVWAEGPDPADELLQTVWLPTAASIERIPPPPSG
- a CDS encoding AzlD domain-containing protein, which gives rise to MNTGLIALSIVGMGLITYAIRLSLFLLPERVILPPWLLRGLRYVPAAVLTAIIAPELFQPGGTLDVSLGNDRLLAGLVAILIAWRTRNVVLTVAIGLILLWLLQTYNPF